Within the Methanophagales archaeon genome, the region AACAAATACAGCCTTTATCGGCTTATTCTTCTTCTTGTAACGGTCATTTCTTCCCCTGCCACAGGTCTCACCTACTTTGAGCCAGTTTGCTGCTTTATAACAAGTGCCAAAAAAGCGTTGCTTTTCTACAAATGTCTCTAAAAGCACAA harbors:
- a CDS encoding DUF4338 domain-containing protein codes for the protein VLLETFVEKQRFFGTCYKAANWLKVGETCGRGRNDRYKKKNKPIKAVFVYPLHKNFRLILNG